AGAAAAAATGAAATTTTAGAAAAAATAGCCCTTAAAATGGAAGTTCTAAAAGAGCTTAGCAAAACTTATGTGGATACTTATAAGTATTTTAATTTCCTTACTCTTGGTTCAAGTGAAATGAGCAATGCAAAGGGTGTAAATTTACTCAGCATTCATGCAAGCAAGGGGCTTGAGTTTGAGCTTGTTTTTGTGGTCGATCTTGCTCAAAACCGCTTTCCAAATGCCAAGCTTATGGCTATGGGAGGAAGCTTAGAAGAAGAACGCAGGCTTTTTTATGTCGCTGTAACTAGGGCAAGGGATATACTTTATCTCAGTTATGCAAGATATGATAAGCTTAAAAAGACCCATTATCAACCCTCATGCTTTTTGATAGAAGCAGGGCTTTGCAAGGAGAGTGGTTCAAAGGTAGCTAAATAAAATAGATATTATTTATCTTTTATTGTAAATAAGATTTAAGATTTATTAGGTTATAATTTTAAATGCTTGAAAGCAAAATTATTAATCAAAAAGGATAAAACTATGAGTTCAGTTACTTTTAAAGGAAATCCGGTTCAGTTGAGTGGTAAAACTCTATCTGTAGGTGATACAGTTGAAGAAATCACTCTAAAAGCACAAGATCTAAGTGATATAGTTATAGGCGCTAAGGGCAAAACTCAAATTCTTTTGCCTATGCCAAGTCTTGATACTCCTGCTTGTGCTACAGAAGCAAGGGATTTTAACAAAAAAGTTGCTTCATATCCAAATGTTGAAGTTGTTGTAGTAAGTCTTGATCTTCCTTTTGCTATGGGTAGATTTTGCTCTACTGAGGGTATTGAAAATCTTAAAGTTGCCAGCGATTTTGTTTCTAGAGAATTTGGAGAAAAATATGGCGTTTTGATGAAAGATGGACCTCTTAAGGGACTTTATGCTCGTGCTGTTTTCATCGTTAAAGACGGAAAAGTTACTTATAAAGAACTTGTAAGTGAAGTTACAGAGCTTCCAAATATGCAAGCGATCGACCAATTTTTTGCTGGTTGAGCTTGCAATTAAGGACTAAGGTTTAGTCAAATTTACTCAAGGAGCTTACCCTTGCTCCTTATCTTTTATCTTCTTAGATATGGGACATATACCCAAAGGACAGGCTTGTTTTCCTGTCCAAACTCGAATCGGACAAACACCAAAAAAGCCTGTTAAAAGTGGTATAAAACCAATCAATCCCCACCAAGAAGCATAGTAAAGCCCAGCTATAAATATAAGCATGGCTAGTATTATCCTTATAGAGCGTTCTAAGATACTCATACAATCTCCTTTTTTTAAATTTATAAAAGTATAGCCTAAATTTAGAAAAAATTTGCTGATGAGTTTATGAGATAAAATCATTTTAAGCTATTTTGGTAATGAAAAAATATCTTGTATTTTAAAATTTCTAAGGAAATTTTTATGAATGATAGCAAAAAGGGCGTTTTAAAAAGATTTTGATTTAAAATGAGTTTTTACATTTACTTTAAAAGCTAAATTTATCTTCATTTGGTTTTAAAAAAATCACACTTATTCATTTAGAAAAAAGCGTCATTTTAAGATTTTAAAAACTAGGTAAAGCTAGCTAATAAAATCAAAGCTAAATTTTACAGCTTTGTATATTGAGCCCAAAGCCTTCAAGGGCTATAAATTCTTTATCGCAACCCCTGCTTAAAAGCTTAACATTTTCTATACCTAAAAATCTTAAAATTTGAGCACCTATACCATAGTCTTTAAACTGAGTTTGCCTCATCTTTTCTCCTTGCAAAAAGACAAGCACGCCGCCATTTTTATCCAAAAACTCAATTTGTTTTAAAAGCTCGTTGAATTTATCAGAAGTAAGCAAGTCAAAATCACTTCCACTTGTGTGAAATTTGACATTTTCACTTTTTTTAACCTCGCCAAAGCAAAAAACGATATGTTCTAAGCTTCTATGATCTTCAAAGATAAATTTATGAGCCTTAAAGCCTGCTATGTTGCATTCTTGTTTATCTTTGAGAGTGATTAAGCTTTCATGTTTTAAGCGATATTCGATGATATCAGAAACGGCTATCATATTAAGATCAAATTTCTTACAAAACTCTAAAAGATCGGCACGCCTAGCCATATCTCCATTTTCTTTCACTATCTCGCAGATCACGCAAGCTTCTTTAAGTCCAGCCAAACGACACAAATCAACAGTTCCTTCAGTATGTCCCGTGCGTTCTAGCACACCACCATTTTTAGCAATGAGTGGATTGATATGACCCGGACGCACAAAATCACTAGCCTTAGCCTTTTCATCGGCAAAAAGCCTTATCGTCATATTTCTTTCATAAGCACTTACTCCTGTACTTGCGTTTTTAGCATCTACTGTTATAGTAAAGGCTGTGGCATGGTTTGCTGTGTTTTTTGGAACCATTAAAGGAAGTTCAAAATGCTTAGCGATTTGTTCACTTAAAGCTACGCAAACAACACCCCTTGCATGAGTGATCATAAAATTAACCTTGTCTTGATCGCTAAATTCAGCCGCAAAGATCACATCTCCTTCATTTTCTCTATCTTCAGCATCAACCATAACGAGCATTTTTCCATTTTTTAAATCCTCTATCGCTTGTTCTATACTCACAAAAGCCATATGAAACCTTTTTAATTTTGATTAATTTTATCCAAAATTGAAATTATACAAGATTTTCTTGACAAATTAGTTAAAATTTACTATAATCTTACTTTATTTTTCGCTGGGGTATAGCCAAGCGGTAAGGCAACAGGTTTTGGTCCTGTCATTCAGGGGTTCGAATCCCTTTACCCCATCCACTTTCATCTTACTTTTTGACTCATCGCGAAGTAGAGCAGTGGTTAGCTCGTCGGGCTCATAACCCGAAGGTCGGGAGTTCAAATCTCCCCTTCGCAACCAAGTTTTAAAAGGACATAAAATATAGGAAGGTATTATGTTTGCTTATCGTTGTGCTTGTCCTTATATAAAAAAACTTACCCAAAAATTTCTTTCCAGCTCCTTTGTTTTAGGCTTACAAAGCGTTGATTAGCCCCTTAATATTGCTTTAATATTAAGGATTTAAATATCCTTAAATCAAATTCATTTTTAAGGATAAATGATGTCAAAATTATTCATCAAGGCAAGCCCTGCTCGCCTTTTTATCAAATGTGCCTTACCAAGTATAGTGAGCATGGCTTTTATATCTTTTTACTATGTTATTGATGGAATTTTCATAGGCAAATACCTAGGAAGCGACGCTTTAGCAGCCTTTGGGCTTATCATTCCCTTTGTGGTGATGTCCTTTGCACTTGCTGATATGATAGCACTTGGCTCAGCTGTGCAAATTTCATTCAAACTCTCGCTTGGCAAAATCAAGCTTGCAAGAGGAATTTTTACAAGCTGTATTGTTTTGATCTTTGCCATTTCTTGCGTGGTGGGGCTTTTGGAGTTTTTTCTAGCCCCTTTTCTCATCGCAAATCTTGATACCAGCGATGAGATAAAGGCACTTTGTAAGGAAAGTATGCAAATTTTTGCCATTTTTGCACCCTTTACTATGCTTTCTTTTGCACTTGATAATTACCTAAGAATTTGTGCTAAAAACTCCTATGCGATGATGATAAATATCCTCATAGCACTTTGTAATATCTTTTTTGATTATCTTTTCATAGTCGAGCTTGAGCTTGGCTTAAAAGGTGCTGCACTTGCTACTTGCTTGGGGCTTATGATAGGCGGTATTTTGGGGATAGCGCCGTTTTTATTTTCTAAGCTTGAGCTTAAATTTACGGGGCTTTTTTTGCCTAAAAAACTGCTTAAAAATATCATTTTTAACGGAAGTAGCGAATTTTTTAACAATGTTTCAGGCTCTTTATATGCCGTGTTTGCAAATCTTGTTTTACTTGAGCTTGCCGGTGCAAAAGCCGTGGCAGCCTTTTCGCTCATTTCTTATATCGATAACTTTATAAACGCCCTTATCATAGCCATAGGCGATGGCTTGCAAGCAGCTTTAAGCTTTAATTATGCTAGAAAAAATCTTGCTCGCCTAAAAGCCATCATCAAAATGATGTTTTTTATCGCTTCTATCTTGTGCGTGGTGGCTGTGATCATGCTTACAAATTTTAGCGAATTTTTCGTGAGTTTTTTCGTGATGAAAGAAGATAGCGAGTTTTTGAAATTTAGTGCCTTTGCTTTGCTACTTTTTGCTTTTAATTATCTTTTTTCTTGGTTTAATGTCCTTACAGGCTCGATTTTAACAGCCTTTAATCAACCAAAATACTCGCTCATCTTAAGCTCTTTGCAAAATCTCATTATCCCACTTTGCTTTTTACTACTTTTGCCCTTGTTTTTAAGCGTAAATGGCGTTTGGCTAGCTCCTTTGATGAGCGAAATTTGCGTGCTTTTCTTGGCGATATTTTTGCTTAGAAAAATACTCAAATTTTAAGTTTTAGATCAGCCCTTTCGCACCTGAGTAATGCTTTTGCCTCCAAGTCCGTAGTTATCAGTATCTATCTCATCGATGATAACCACGGTTGAAGCCTTATTTTTTCCTAAAACCTTAGCTAAAAGCTCGGTTACTCCCTTGATCAACTCTTCTTTTTGAGCCGTGGTTGGCTCGCCATTTTCCTTAGTGATACGGATATTTACAAAGGGCATAAAAACTCCTTAAATTTAAGTCAAGTAAATTTTACTTTTTTATAGTTAATTTTCATAAATTTAGATATTTTAGTTAGGTTAAAGTTCTTTTATCTTGTCGCAGTTTAAGAGTATAGAAAGGTAAATTTTTAACTAAGAATTTGAAGTGGCGCGATCCCACTTCAAATTTAAAAGCAAGGGCTTACATCATTCCGCCCATACCTCCCATACCTCCCATACCGCTCATATCAGGCATAGCAGGTTTATCTTCTTTAATCTCGCTAATTGTAGCCTCTGTGGTTAAAAGCATGCTAGCAACGCTAACCGCGTTTAAAAGAGCTATTCTTTCAACCTTAACAGGATCAATGATACCAGCTGCAAACATATCTACATATTCGCCTTTTGCAGCATCAAAGCCTTGATTGTCATCTTTTGAGCTTTCAACGCTATTGACCACAACACCAGCGTCAAAGCCTGCATTATCAGCGATTTGTCTTAAAGGCGCTTTTAAAGCTCTTTCAACAATGCCAGCTCCTATAGCTTCATCGCCTTTTAGATCAAGTTTGATTTTTGATTTTGCTTTGATAAGTGCAGCACCGCCGCCTATTACTATACCTTCTTCAACAGCAGCTTTTGTGGCACTTAGTGCATCATCAACCCTATCTTTTTTCTCTTTCATCTCAGTTTCAGTAGCAGCACCTACTTTTATAAGAGCAACGCCACCGCTAAGCTTAGCAAGTCTTTCTTGGAGTTTTTCTCTATCATAATCACTTGTTGTTTCGGCAATTTGTGCTTTGATTTGATTAACCCTTGCGTCGATATTTGTCTTTTCGCCAGCACCATTTACTATAGTGGTATTATCTTTGTCGATAATAACGCTTGATGCCTGTCCTAGATCTTGCAAAGTCGCACTTTCAAGGGTTCTTCCAAGCTCTTCAGCGATCACTTCGCCCCCTGTTAAAATAGCTATATCTTCAAGCATAGCCTTGCGTCTATCGCCAAAGCCGGGAGCTTTTACAGCTGAGATATTTAAAACACCTCTTAATTTATTTACAACCAAGGTAGCCAAGGCTTCACCCTCGATATCTTCAGCGATGATTAAAAGTGGCTTGCCTGTTTTTTGAATTTGCTCTAAGATAGGAAGTAAATCTTTTAAACTTGTGATTTTTTTATCAAATAGCAGGATATAAGGGCTTGAAAGCTCCACGATCATCTTATCTGCATTTGTGATGAAATAAGGGCTTAAATAGCCTCTGTCAAATTGCATACCCTCGACCACATTAAGCTCATCATTGATAGACTTCGCTTCTTCAACGGTTATAACGCCGTCTTTTCCAACTCTTTCCATAGCATCAGCGATTAATGAGCCGATTTTTTCATCTGAATTTGCTGAGATAGTCGCAACTTGGGCGATTTCTTTTTTATCTTTTACTTCTCTTGAAAGTTTTTTAAGCTCAGCTATAATAGCCTCGCAAGCCTTATCCATACCTCTTTTAACCTCGATAGGATTTGCTCCTGCTGTGATATTTCTTAAACCTTCTTTAAAGATAGCGTGAGCTAAAACAGTCGCTGTTGTTGTGCCATCGCCTGCTTGATCAGCTGTTTTGCTCGCTACTTCTCTAACTAAGGCTGCACCCATATTTTCAAGATTATCCTTAAGTTCAACCTCTTTTGCAACGCTAACGCCATCTTTTGTGATACTAGGAGCGCCAAAGCTTTTTTGTATCAAAACATTGCGTCCTCTTGGTCCCATAGTAACTTTTACTGCGTCGTTAAGCTTTTTAACGCCCTCGTAAAGTTTGTTTCTTGCTTCATCTGAAAAAATAATTTCTTTTGCCATTTTTTATCCTTTTTTAAATTTATTTTACTATACCTAAAATATCATCGATACTTAATACCAAATATTCCTCATCACCAAGTTTTACCTCAGTTCCGCCGTATTTGGCAAAAAGCACCTTATCGCCATTTTGTACTTCGCTTAGCTCTTTACTTACGGCGACAATTTCTCCTCTTAAAGGTTTTTCTTTAGCATTATCTGGTATAATAATGCCAGAAGCTGTTGTATTAGTTTCTTCCACGCGTTTAACCAAAACGCGTTTTCCCAAAGGTTGAAAATTCATTGTTTTCCTTTCTTTTGTGATAAATTTAGCACTCTTTATTTTTGAGTGATAAAATTATAACAAAGAAAAATGAATTTTGTCAAGACCTTGAGCAAAGAAATTAATAAAACTTTAGTTAGTTTGACTAAAGTTTTATTAATTTTTACATGAAAGGTTAAGATAATGAAGAAATTTCTTTATATCGTCTTGGGTATCATCGTTGTTGCTTTGATCGCCCTTTATGTTGTTTTATTCACCTCCTTTGGTAATAAAATTGTCGCTTCTATCATAGAAGATAAGATAAAAACAAGCACAGGCTTAGATGCAAATTTAACCAAATTTGAGCTAAGATTTTCAAGCCTTGATATAGGTCTTGATATAGCAAATATGGCTCAATTTAAAGTTGAAGGAAACTTGAGTTTATTTCGCTTAGGTTTTGATTTGGATTACTTACTTAGTGTTAATAAAGACTATGTCAAACAAATGAATTTAAATTTGGATAAAAATCTTAATTTTAAAGGCGAGGTAGCCGGAAAAGCAAGTGATTTCAATGCAAGCGGAGCTGGCGAGCTTTTTGGATCAAATGTAAGCTTAAATGCAAGATTACTTGATTACTCTCCTTTAGAATTAAAGCTTAATGCTAATGGCATAAAGATAGAAGAAATTTTAACTTTTTTAGCACAGCCAAACTATATGAATGGGGTGCTTAATGTCAATGCAGATATTAAGGCAAAGGATCTTAAGCCTAATGGAAATGCACTCATAAATCTTTATACAAGCTCTATCAACTATGCTCAAATTAAAAAGGATTTTAATCTCACCTTACCAGCTAAATCAGAGCCTATCGCTCAAATTTCAGTTGATGTAAATGATCAAGATATACATGCAAAAACTGAAGTGGCTAATGCTTATCTAACCTTAAAACTTCCAAACACACATTATAATCTTAGCGATCAAAAGCTAGAAAGTGATTTAAGCTTAGATATACTTAACTTAGCTCAGCTTGATAGCATACTTCAAAGTAAGACAAAAGGAAGTTTAAATTTAAATGCAAACGCAAAGCTTACAGGCAGTGTTCTTGATAGTGTGAATGCAAAACTTACCGGTCAAAAAGTAAGCCTTTTAGATCTTCCAGCAAGTAGCTTGCTTTTAAATGCTAAGGCAGCTCAAAGTGGAACAAAAATCGCTTATGAGGCTGATTTTAGCTCAGCTTGGGCAAAGATTTCTAAACTTCAAGGCTCTTATGATCTATCAAATTCAAATTTAATAGCTGATTTGAAGGCTAGTGTTGATGATTTATCTCAGTTTAAAAGCATAGCAGGGCAAGAGCTTAAGGGACAAGTAAGCCTTGATGCAAAGGCTGAACTTAATGGCAGTGAGATTAAAGACTTGCAAGTAAATGCTGATGTAGCTGGGGGCAAAATCACAGCAAGCTCTAATGGCAAAGCACTTGATGTAAATATCAATGCTCTTGATCTTACTAAAGTCTTTGTTTTAGCTGGACAAGCAAGTTATGTCAATGGTTTGCTTAATGCAAAGGCTCATTTAAGTTCGCTTGATTTTGCTAAGCTTAATGGAAACTACGAGCTTAAATCTAGTGGAACTTTTAATGAAAGAACCCTTAGTAAAATGCTTGAAAAAAACTTCCCTGCAAATACAAAATACGATCTTGATCTTAGTGGAACGCTTAAGGATTCTGTGGTGGATTTTAATCTCATCTTAAAAAGCGGTTTGGCAAATCTTGATTATTTTAAAGGAAGTTTTGATATCAATCAAATAAAACTTAGTTCAAATTTCAGTCTTGATGCTTATGATTTTTCAAAATTAGGCTTTTTGGCTGATAGAAAGCTTAGCGGAAAGTCTAAATTTAATGGAAATTTAAATTTTGCCAACAGCCAAGCTGATGCTACGATCAAAAGCGATAATCTTTTCCAAGGAAAGCTTAATGCTAGCCTTAAAAACAATGTCTTTAACGCGGACTTAAATGGAGTTGATTTTTCAAGTCTTATGCTTGGGCTTGATTTGCCTGATTATTATAATGCAAAGGCAAATGTGAAACTTGATTATAATCTCTTAAGTCAAAGCGGAAATGCAAATGCAAGCTTAAACAATGGAAAACTTAAAAAAGTAGGCATAGTTAATACCATAAGCACGCTTACAAAAAGTGATTTTACAAATGATGTGTTCCATACAGCAAATGCAAATGCAAAGCTTGGTAAAAACAAGGTTGATCTTGATGTAAATCTTGTTTCAAATCGTGTTAAAGTAGATATACAAAAAGGCGTGATCAATACCGCAAACTCAACCCTTGATCTGCCTTTAACCTTAGGAGTTGATAAGGCAAATTTCAAAGCAAAAATCACCGGCAAAATCGATAGTCCAAGTGTCAATATAGACTTAGGAAGTGCCGTAAAAGCCGGAGTTGATAAGCTTTTACAAAATGAAAAGATAAAAGAAAAGGGTGCAAAAGAACTTAATAAACTCTTAGATAAACTTTTCTAAATTTGGGCGAGCTAACTCGCCCTTAAAAACTAATACCTAAACACAAAGCTACCGATAAAGGTTCTTCCTCTAGCTTGGTTATTAAAGCCTGCTCCTGAACCATCGCTAAAGATATTGCTTGCTGAGGAGTTATAAGTATTAAGAGCATCAACATAGTTTTTATCAAATAAATTTTGCACCTCAAATTTGAGGCTAAGATTTTTAATCGGATCAAAAATCATATATAAATCAACTATAGTAGGGATATTTGGCAGATCTTGTGTAAGAATTTTATCGAAGTTTTCTATGGTTGGATTGTAGTTTGGATCATAAAGTTCTTGATCTGAAGTAGGATCTATTCTCTTGCTCTTGCCTGTGTATTTGATAAGACCTCCTAGGGTAAATTTTTCATGAAAAAGTCTTGTTCCAATGTCTAAGGTCGCATAATCTTGTGGAAGTTCTGAAAACTGAGCCTGTCCATAGCCCATACCTGCAGCAAGTATAGAGGATAAGAAGCCTTTTGATGAGAATAACTAAGCTTTGAGTAAAATACACGCACATCGTAGTTAAGTTCAGCTTCAATTCCTTTAAATTCAGCCTCGCCGTTTATATAAGGAGAAAAACTAATCCCTAGACCTAGACCACCATTATAGATATAATCACTTATCTTTGTGCGGTAGTAAAGGGCTTTAAAGCCAAAATGATCATCATCAAATAAAAGACTTCTTGAAAAGCTATTAAAGCCTGCTTGATAAGTTTTTGCAGTTTCTGGCTTTAAAAAGACATTGACATTTGGTGTTCCACCACCTGAGAAAAATTGCTCTTGGACATTGATCATTCTACTTGTTTTTGCATAGCTTGCAAAGGGTGTAAAAAGTTCATGAAATTCTAAAGCAAGCATAAGAGAGTAGTTGAAATTTGTATCTTTTTTCTCGAGGCGTTTGATTTTATAATTGTTCCTATCTCTATCATAATAATCCCCGCAAAATTGCCTACTATTGCATAAACCCACATTTCCACCAAGCTTTGCGTGCGTTAAATTTAAATTGGCGTCAAAAGAAAATATATCATAAATAAAAGTATTGTTAAGATAGGCACTGCTAAGCTCTTGTTCTCCTGCTGGTAAAAAGGAAATGGCTGCTTGCATATCTATACCATATCCTCCAAGATTTGGAGTATCTTGCTTGCGTATAAAAATCCTTTCATATTTGTTTTTAGAATAATTTGCCCCAAAATTTATACTTAAATTTGACTTTTCATTTATATTAAATACGCTTGTATTGCTTAGATCAAGAGTAAGGTATTTATTATGAGAGGCAACTTTTTTAAAATCCCTTCCAAGATTATAATCAGGACCTCCTCCGCTAATCCAAGTAAAACTATCATCAAATTCTTGCCTTGTTTCATTGTATGCCATAAGCAATTTTGTATCTACAAAATGAGACTGAGGATTTAACCTATAACTTATTTGATAAGAATCAGCATTAATATCTCTTCCTGAAAGATAAGTATCATATCTTCTATAACTTGTGTTGATAAAATTAACATTATCAGGAGAAACTTCAAATTTTAAAAGATGAGAACTTGGCTTTTGGCTTAGCTGTTGCGTGGCTAAGGGAATAGCTTGAAAGTTTTGATTATCCTCGCTGATTTTTATCCCACCTCCTGTTTTATAATCCTGAGAAATTTTCTTCCCACTATAAGCATACATAGCACTCATAAAGCCATTATTGTCATT
This genomic interval from Campylobacter sp. MIT 99-7217 contains the following:
- the tpx gene encoding thiol peroxidase — its product is MSSVTFKGNPVQLSGKTLSVGDTVEEITLKAQDLSDIVIGAKGKTQILLPMPSLDTPACATEARDFNKKVASYPNVEVVVVSLDLPFAMGRFCSTEGIENLKVASDFVSREFGEKYGVLMKDGPLKGLYARAVFIVKDGKVTYKELVSEVTELPNMQAIDQFFAG
- a CDS encoding DUF2892 domain-containing protein; translation: MSILERSIRIILAMLIFIAGLYYASWWGLIGFIPLLTGFFGVCPIRVWTGKQACPLGICPISKKIKDKEQG
- a CDS encoding bifunctional 3,4-dihydroxy-2-butanone 4-phosphate synthase/GTP cyclohydrolase II; the encoded protein is MAFVSIEQAIEDLKNGKMLVMVDAEDRENEGDVIFAAEFSDQDKVNFMITHARGVVCVALSEQIAKHFELPLMVPKNTANHATAFTITVDAKNASTGVSAYERNMTIRLFADEKAKASDFVRPGHINPLIAKNGGVLERTGHTEGTVDLCRLAGLKEACVICEIVKENGDMARRADLLEFCKKFDLNMIAVSDIIEYRLKHESLITLKDKQECNIAGFKAHKFIFEDHRSLEHIVFCFGEVKKSENVKFHTSGSDFDLLTSDKFNELLKQIEFLDKNGGVLVFLQGEKMRQTQFKDYGIGAQILRFLGIENVKLLSRGCDKEFIALEGFGLNIQSCKI
- a CDS encoding MATE family efflux transporter, whose protein sequence is MSKLFIKASPARLFIKCALPSIVSMAFISFYYVIDGIFIGKYLGSDALAAFGLIIPFVVMSFALADMIALGSAVQISFKLSLGKIKLARGIFTSCIVLIFAISCVVGLLEFFLAPFLIANLDTSDEIKALCKESMQIFAIFAPFTMLSFALDNYLRICAKNSYAMMINILIALCNIFFDYLFIVELELGLKGAALATCLGLMIGGILGIAPFLFSKLELKFTGLFLPKKLLKNIIFNGSSEFFNNVSGSLYAVFANLVLLELAGAKAVAAFSLISYIDNFINALIIAIGDGLQAALSFNYARKNLARLKAIIKMMFFIASILCVVAVIMLTNFSEFFVSFFVMKEDSEFLKFSAFALLLFAFNYLFSWFNVLTGSILTAFNQPKYSLILSSLQNLIIPLCFLLLLPLFLSVNGVWLAPLMSEICVLFLAIFLLRKILKF
- a CDS encoding 2-hydroxymuconate tautomerase family protein encodes the protein MPFVNIRITKENGEPTTAQKEELIKGVTELLAKVLGKNKASTVVIIDEIDTDNYGLGGKSITQVRKG
- the groL gene encoding chaperonin GroEL (60 kDa chaperone family; promotes refolding of misfolded polypeptides especially under stressful conditions; forms two stacked rings of heptamers to form a barrel-shaped 14mer; ends can be capped by GroES; misfolded proteins enter the barrel where they are refolded when GroES binds), translating into MAKEIIFSDEARNKLYEGVKKLNDAVKVTMGPRGRNVLIQKSFGAPSITKDGVSVAKEVELKDNLENMGAALVREVASKTADQAGDGTTTATVLAHAIFKEGLRNITAGANPIEVKRGMDKACEAIIAELKKLSREVKDKKEIAQVATISANSDEKIGSLIADAMERVGKDGVITVEEAKSINDELNVVEGMQFDRGYLSPYFITNADKMIVELSSPYILLFDKKITSLKDLLPILEQIQKTGKPLLIIAEDIEGEALATLVVNKLRGVLNISAVKAPGFGDRRKAMLEDIAILTGGEVIAEELGRTLESATLQDLGQASSVIIDKDNTTIVNGAGEKTNIDARVNQIKAQIAETTSDYDREKLQERLAKLSGGVALIKVGAATETEMKEKKDRVDDALSATKAAVEEGIVIGGGAALIKAKSKIKLDLKGDEAIGAGIVERALKAPLRQIADNAGFDAGVVVNSVESSKDDNQGFDAAKGEYVDMFAAGIIDPVKVERIALLNAVSVASMLLTTEATISEIKEDKPAMPDMSGMGGMGGMGGMM
- the groES gene encoding co-chaperone GroES — its product is MNFQPLGKRVLVKRVEETNTTASGIIIPDNAKEKPLRGEIVAVSKELSEVQNGDKVLFAKYGGTEVKLGDEEYLVLSIDDILGIVK
- a CDS encoding TonB-dependent receptor; translated protein: MGYGQAQFSELPQDYATLDIGTRLFHEKFTLGGLIKYTGKSKRIDPTSDQELYDPNYNPTIENFDKILTQDLPNIPTIVDLYMIFDPIKNLSLKFEVQNLFDKNYVDALNTYNSSASNIFSDGSGAGFNNQARGRTFIGSFVFRY
- a CDS encoding TonB-dependent receptor domain-containing protein, which produces MPNKSKLSLYLLLSCLTFANEQAREREREREDLKLNYNLKNSFLLAQNLEQNSSLNSSKAHRLEATNVTATLSDAQKAGAITSKEGVNTSTQSLDNIIRSIPGSYTQVDQSQGTVSINIQGTTGLGRVNTMVDGVAQTFYGTSAMAGNGTNQHGSGDTGTSAFGALIDQNFIVGIDMQRGTFNANTGSNALMGSANLRTIGADDIILDGKPFGILAKYSYGSNAIGPSYMGAVAGKAYNDNNGFMSAMYAYSGKKISQDYKTGGGIKISEDNQNFQAIPLATQQLSQKPSSHLLKFEVSPDNVNFINTSYRRYDTYLSGRDINADSYQISYRLNPQSHFVDTKLLMAYNETRQEFDDSFTWISGGGPDYNLGRDFKKVASHNKYLTLDLSNTSVFNINEKSNLSINFGANYSKNKYERIFIRKQDTPNLGGYGIDMQAAISFLPAGEQELSSAYLNNTFIYDIFSFDANLNLTHAKLGGNVGLCNSRQFCGDYYDRDRNNYKIKRLEKKDTNFNYSLMLALEFHELFTPFASYAKTSRMINVQEQFFSGGGTPNVNVFLKPETAKTYQAGFNSFSRSLLFDDDHFGFKALYYRTKISDYIYNGGLGLGISFSPYINGEAEFKGIEAELNYDVRVFYSKLSYSHQKASYPLYLLQVWAMDRLSFQNFHKIMRP